In Anthonomus grandis grandis chromosome 24, icAntGran1.3, whole genome shotgun sequence, a single genomic region encodes these proteins:
- the LOC126749291 gene encoding uncharacterized protein LOC126749291, with translation MNPSDKNSENDFIQEQSEKASSQVENISLNFNVNEEEFDKTKPSTSQNSQEDFDNNVSDEVDHNNWFECTGSFASLLDHLTNAKNLLTNIQTDCNIDEYITIIQILDITNTIKEKCELTRVSCESYVSVLEKKRSIYEVDKHVGDNMMILHDPGIRQEIKTDKERDFLIALGPHQPNLRMFPSDGKNRFNSGWYKEYPFLEYSTAKDAAFCFVCFLFPTGVGREKSELAWSKNGVSSWGKMKSSGSKKLGKLQQHFSSVSHKQALRDYGNFTNKANNIDILINKEQRVRKIEEERILCQNTEVVSILFDVAKTLGRQGLAFRGNDENDGNFVQIVQLLSRHNPILGKWLADRKLRPYHVSYMGASSQNEFIEILGKEIQKEVVSEVIKCPFYAVMADHTPDISNKEMLSIVVRSVDENGLPRERLLSVMESKNKTGEATAQDILDTFIKQNIAPANLAFQSYDCAASMSGKFKGAQKKLSELVGHNISYIPCQAHRTNTALEHSCHASFIVAEMFNTLEELYVFFNSSTKRFFAMKEKLAEVENSILIRNLSKTRWTARAETLKAISISYEEILQLLEDISNANDYSIDNKSKSKALGLYKRMLCFDFIVCLMFLKNIFYKMKIITEILEQDDLNIIDAVNMISLTCTSLRNIRNSEEDVNNLIESAIQFAVKLNVDPETDFRKHHRRRLVPKKIDTNRDSSVNIPYKQFYRKEFYLVLDTLIKFLDENLSVVLQNVSPLTNLFSFPLNKKNIILTQIEQAILLFPPSHKIDELALQAELEILFELCSKSEKVVKSMQDVMTIASQNKQIFPIAFKFCRFILTAGYSVATNERKFSLLKFIKNASRSKMNNERLDLIMAMKSERDILDRLNIKNLVAQWAKLKQRRLKVISNL, from the exons ATGAATCCTTCGGACAAAAATTCCGAAAATGACTTCATCCAAGAACAGAGCGAGAAGGCATCATCACAAG tggagaatatttctttgaattttaacGTGAACGAAGAAGAATTTGATAAAACAAAGCCTTCCACAAGCCAAAATAGTCAAGAAGACTTTGACAATAATGTGTCAGATGAAGTAGACCACAATAATTGGTTTGAATGCACTGGCAGTTTTGCTTCATTATTAGATCATTTAACTAATGCTAAGAATTTATTAACTAATATCCAAACTGATTGTAATATAGATGAATATATTACCATTATCCAGATTTTGGATATTACTAataccattaaagaaaaatgtgaaTTAACACGAGTGTCGTGTGAATCTTATGTTTCCGTTTTAGAGAAGAAGCGTAGCATTTACGAAGTAGATAAACATGTTGGAGATAATATGATGATTCTACATGACCCCGGCATAAGACAAGAAATTAAAACAGACAAAGAGCGAGACTTTCTCATTGCATTAGGACCCCACCAACCTAATTTAAGAATGTTTCCCAGCGATGGTAAAAATCGCTTCAATTCTGGATGGTATAAAGAGTATCCTTTCTTAGAATATAGCACAGCCAAGGATGCTGCTTTTtgctttgtttgttttttatttcccaCTGGCGTAGGAAGGGAGAAATCCGAGTTAGCTTGGAGTAAGAATGGAGTCTCATCATGGGGAAAAATGAAGAGCTCTGGATCAAAAAAATTAGGGAAGTTACAGCAACATTTCAGTTCCGTCTCACATAAACAAGCCTTGCGGGATTATGGTAATTTTACTAATAAAGCAAACaacattgatattttaattaacaaggAACAAAGAGTTAGGAAAATTGAAGAAGAACGCATTCTTTGTCAAAATACAGAAGTTGTCAGTATTTTGTTTGATGTGGCTAAAACATTGGGTCGACAAGGATTAGCATTTCGAGGAAACGACGAAAATGATGgaaattttgttcaaattgtGCAGCTGCTTTCCCGTCACAATCCAATTCTTGGAAAATGGCTAGCAGACAGAAAATTGCGTCCTTACCATGTAAGTTACATGGGTGCCTCTTCTCAAAATGAGTTTATCGAAATACTGggtaaagaaatacaaaaagaaGTTGTCTCGGAAGTAATAAAATGCCCGTTTTATGCAGTGATGGCGGATCATACTCCTGATATTTCAAACAAAGAAATGCTATCAATTGTAGTTCGTTCAGTTGATGAAAATGGTTTACCAAGGGAAAGACTACTGTCTGTTAtggaatcaaaaaataaaactggggAAGCCACCGCACAAGATATTCTGGATACATTCATAAAGCAAAACATTGCGCCAGCCAATTTAGCCTTTCAATCCTATGACTGTGCTGCCTCAATGTCTGGTAAATTTAAAGGTGCGCAAAAAAAGCTGTCCGAGTTGGTGGGTCACAATATTTCTTACATTCCATGTCAAGCCCATAGAACAAATACAGCTTTGGAACATAGTTGTCACGCTTCATTTATAGTGGCGGAAATGTTTAACACGTTGGAGGAGCTATACGTTTTTTTCAATTCGAGCACCAAACGATTTTTTgcaatgaaagaaaaattagctgaagtggaaaattcgattttaataagaaacttaTCCAAAACAAGGTGGACCGCTCGGGCAGAAACGCTAAAAGCTATTAGCATATCATACGAGGAAATACTTCAACTATTAGAAGATATTTCAAATGCTAATGATTATTCAATAGACAATAAAAGCAAATCCAAAGCATTGGGTTTATATAAAAGAATGTTGTGTTTCGATTTTATAGTATGTTtaatgttcttaaaaaatatattttataaaatgaaaataatcacAGAAATTCTGGAACAGGATGATCTGAATATCATTGATGCCGTAAATATGATTTCTTTAACATGTACTTCGTTACGAAATATTCGGAATAGTGAAGaggatgtaaataatttaatcgaAAGTGCCATACAATTTGcagtaaaattaaatgttgatcCGGAAACTGATTTCCGAAAACATCATAGGAGGCGTcttgttccaaaaaaaattgatacaaaTAGGGATAGCTCTGTTAATATTCCATATAAGCAGTTTTATAGAAAAGAATTTTATCTTGTTCTGGAtactttaattaagtttttagatGAAAATTTGTCAGTTGTGCTTCAAAATGTCTCACCATTGACAAActtattttcttttcctttaaacaaaaaaaacataattttaacacaaatagAACAGGCTATCTTACTATTTCCACCCAGTCACAAAATTGATGAATTAGCTTTACAAGCGGAGTTAGAAATATTGTTTGAACTATGTAGCAAGTCAGAAAAAGTTGTTAAGTCCATGCAGGATGTGATGACAATTGCTTCCCAAAATAAACAGATTTTTCCTATAGCATTTAAGTTTTGTAGATTTATACTAACAGCTGGATATTCGGTAGCAACTAATGAAAGAAAGTTTAGTCtgcttaaatttataaaaaatgccagCCGTTCAAAAATGAATAACGAACGGCTAGACCTAATCATGGCTATGAAAAGTGAAAGAGACATTTTAGAtcgtttaaatattaagaatttagtAGCCCAATGggcaaaattaaaacaaagaagaCTTAAGGTCATAAGTAATTTGTAA